The following DNA comes from Chrysiogenes arsenatis DSM 11915.
ATACTTTGCTGACGCACCCGTTCGATGCGCTGACGCATATCCTCCGCAAGAGCGTTGGCAGTATCCACATGTCCAGCAACCTCCCCAAGCGTTACCACCAACGTGACCACATCATCCAGCGTTTTCGGATACGTGACATAGGTAGTAAAGCCAAGTGCGTCAAGCCGTTCTACAAAGCTGCGACGATTCCCATCTGCGGCCGCAAAAATAATATCGGGACGCGCCGCAATAATCGCCTCCAGATTCGGCTCCGCGTACGCCCCAATCTGTGGCCGCTGCCGCGCCTCTGCCGGATAATTGCAATAGTCAGTTACACCAACAAGTTTTTCACCTGCTCCGAGCGCAAAAAGGATTTCTGTCACGCTCGGCACAAGGGAAACTATCCGCTGGGGCGGCGCATCCAAAGCAACACTCCGCCCCACTGCATCAACCCACTGGCCAGCAAAAGCCGACCAGTGGCTGAGTACGAAACAAAAGAGCAGCAGGACGCGACTGACGATTTTCATTAGAAGCGATAACTCGTTGAAAGATAGGCGCTACGGCCAGGCGTGTTGTACGTTGCAATCGCCTCGTATTCTTTGTCAAAGAGATTTTCGATTTTTGCCTGCACAGACCACTCAGGGGTAATGGCATATTCGCCACGCAGATGGGCAAGGGTATAGCCCGGAAGTTTGAGCGTATTGGCGGCATCGACAAAGCGCTCGCTAAAGCCTTCCAGCGAGAGTGTGGCGCGCAGCGCACCAAAATCGCCATTAAGGTTGAACTGACCTGAACGCTTGGCACGATAGATGAGCGTTTTGCCCGTGCCACGATCTTCTGGCGTCAGCAGATCGACGATACCACTGACACTCCAGTGCGGCGTCAGCGTGTAGCCCGCGCCAAGTTCGTAACCAGTAATCTGAGCACGGTTGACGTTCTGCGCCGGCCATCCCGATATCAGATTATCAATTTCTGTGCGATACGCGGCTATGTTCCAGTAGGCAGAGGCCAATTGCTGGCGCAGCGAAACCTCGTAGCTTTTCCCTTTTTCCGGTTCCAGATTTGGATTACCGCCACCGCCCCACATAGGATCCGCTGGCCAGTACAGCTCGTTGAACGTCGGGGCGCGGAACGACGTGCCATAGTTCAGCGCCAGATGGAAATCGTGCGGCAACGCAATGCCATATCCAGCATTCCACGTCGTATGCGTGCCAAACTGCTCGTTGTCTTCACGTCGCACACCCACGAGCGCCGTGTGATTCCCTTCATTCATCTGATATTGCGCAAAATAACCAGTATTATCGCGACTTGATTTGTCATACTGTGTGGTGCTGCGGACTTCGTCATCCTGATACTCTGCCCCCACGCTCAGCACATCGCTGCCGCGCAGAGCAATATCATTTTGCAAATTTAAAAAAGTGCGGTGTGAGTCATAGCGATCACGAAAAGTGCCATTGAGGAATTCTTTGGTGCGGTCGGCGCTTTGACCAACTTTGGCACTCAGGTTCCACTGCGATGTTGGGCGCAACGTCAGGAGCAGTCCCGTAACCTGTTGGATTGTCTGCGACTCATTCGTCCATCCATCATAGTCGCTCTCCCCTTCGCTGCGCAGGGTATGAAATTCCACACCATTCCCCGGCGAAAATTGATGGGAAACCCGCGCAGTAATAGCCTTTTGCGCATAACCGTCTTTATCTGACTCGTCCGGCGTGTTGCCCCAGCCACCAGGATCGGCCACATTGTTTTTTTGTGAATCAAAACCACCGGTATAGGCTTCGCTGACGCTGAAAGCAAAACGGGTTGCACCGCTCCCGCTGTGAAAAGAGATACTGCCGCGATGCGTGTGGTAACTGCCGCCACCCAACGTCATACTGCCGCCCGTGCCTGCATCGCCCTTGCGGGTAAATACTTGAATAACACCACCAACCGCTTCGGAACCGTAGAGCGTCGAGCGCGGCCCACGGACAATTTCAATCCGTTCAATTTGATCAAGTGGCAAGTGCTGCAACGTCGGATCGCCAAGGGTTGCCGATCCGATTTTCATGCCGTCAACCAACACCGCCACATGGCTATTA
Coding sequences within:
- a CDS encoding TonB-dependent receptor domain-containing protein, producing the protein MSKRSRLYPAALSLVLIPLAAAPSLADTSAPTRLAPTLVTATRTAQSVDETLASVTVITREEIAQGQYRDLPQLLNAVPGVQITQSGGMGKITRVSLRGTNNSHVAVLVDGMKIGSATLGDPTLQHLPLDQIERIEIVRGPRSTLYGSEAVGGVIQVFTRKGDAGTGGSMTLGGGSYHTHRGSISFHSGSGATRFAFSVSEAYTGGFDSQKNNVADPGGWGNTPDESDKDGYAQKAITARVSHQFSPGNGVEFHTLRSEGESDYDGWTNESQTIQQVTGLLLTLRPTSQWNLSAKVGQSADRTKEFLNGTFRDRYDSHRTFLNLQNDIALRGSDVLSVGAEYQDDEVRSTTQYDKSSRDNTGYFAQYQMNEGNHTALVGVRREDNEQFGTHTTWNAGYGIALPHDFHLALNYGTSFRAPTFNELYWPADPMWGGGGNPNLEPEKGKSYEVSLRQQLASAYWNIAAYRTEIDNLISGWPAQNVNRAQITGYELGAGYTLTPHWSVSGIVDLLTPEDRGTGKTLIYRAKRSGQFNLNGDFGALRATLSLEGFSERFVDAANTLKLPGYTLAHLRGEYAITPEWSVQAKIENLFDKEYEAIATYNTPGRSAYLSTSYRF
- a CDS encoding cobalamin-binding protein — protein: MKIVSRVLLLFCFVLSHWSAFAGQWVDAVGRSVALDAPPQRIVSLVPSVTEILFALGAGEKLVGVTDYCNYPAEARQRPQIGAYAEPNLEAIIAARPDIIFAAADGNRRSFVERLDALGFTTYVTYPKTLDDVVTLVVTLGEVAGHVDTANALAEDMRQRIERVRQQSIGKSTPRTLITVMLKPLYVAGTGTMADDLLRIAGGVNTVPLDGGSYPTWGIEGLLQNDPEVIIVSPHPADTTPDVYFQQWSQLQAVQQQRVYSINVDWLHRPSPRVVLGLEALHRALHGGE